A stretch of the Zonotrichia leucophrys gambelii isolate GWCS_2022_RI chromosome 22, RI_Zleu_2.0, whole genome shotgun sequence genome encodes the following:
- the EIF4EBP1 gene encoding eukaryotic translation initiation factor 4E-binding protein 1 isoform X2: MSGRCCHGQTPSRDIPGPGKCLALPDGAPLPPGDYSTTPGGTVFGTTPGGTRIIYDRKFLMECRNSPGAKTPPSDLPDIPGVTSPSVEELKVENHHVQSCEEKVSAGEEEQFDMDI; encoded by the exons ATGTCGGGCCGCTGCTGCCACGGGCAGACGCCCAGCCGTGACATCCCGGGCCCCGGGAAATGCCTCGCCCTGCCCGACGGGGCCCCGCTGCCGCCCGGCGACTACAGCACCACACCGGGGGGCACCGTGTTCGGGACCACGCCGGGCG GTACCAGGATTATTTATGACAGGAAGTTTTTGATGGAATGCCGCAATTCTCCGGGTGCCAAAACCCCTCCCTCCGACCTTCCTGACATTCCAGGAGTCACCAGCCCCAGCGtggaggagctgaaggtggAAAATCACCACGTccagagctgtgaggagaaaGTGAGCGCAG GTGAGGAAGAGCAGTTTGACATGGACATCTAA
- the EIF4EBP1 gene encoding eukaryotic translation initiation factor 4E-binding protein 1 isoform X1 — translation MSGRCCHGQTPSRDIPGPGKCLALPDGAPLPPGDYSTTPGGTVFGTTPGGTRIIYDRKFLMECRNSPGAKTPPSDLPDIPGVTSPSVEELKVENHHVQSCEEKVSAAGEEEQFDMDI, via the exons ATGTCGGGCCGCTGCTGCCACGGGCAGACGCCCAGCCGTGACATCCCGGGCCCCGGGAAATGCCTCGCCCTGCCCGACGGGGCCCCGCTGCCGCCCGGCGACTACAGCACCACACCGGGGGGCACCGTGTTCGGGACCACGCCGGGCG GTACCAGGATTATTTATGACAGGAAGTTTTTGATGGAATGCCGCAATTCTCCGGGTGCCAAAACCCCTCCCTCCGACCTTCCTGACATTCCAGGAGTCACCAGCCCCAGCGtggaggagctgaaggtggAAAATCACCACGTccagagctgtgaggagaaaGTGAGCGCAG CAGGTGAGGAAGAGCAGTTTGACATGGACATCTAA